The following are encoded together in the Glycine soja cultivar W05 chromosome 5, ASM419377v2, whole genome shotgun sequence genome:
- the LOC114411779 gene encoding protein BREAKING OF ASYMMETRY IN THE STOMATAL LINEAGE: MSTMTWLARSFFSVCWLPLDDHKLTSSPHGTMKNMAFDRKNEKSFDSISNNNLSRPSKKFHSKKRHSNNPIIKDKDGGGVPIGNKFDYSSWSLSADEDYIVFCFGKDVAKGDKGVNEVHKNSRPVNCKLKYGENEEQVSDLNIHEKISNANQHHDDDIRRAESSNSDQSEGSRSSFAFPVLGWEWIGSPVQMPKSEEFVIRTQLHQQRMKKTQVKRPTYLHDFVWISSEETVKTEASAKSSPNRLA; encoded by the exons ATGAGTACAATGACATGGCTAGCCAGATCATTTTTCTCGGTTTGCTGGTTGCCCTTGG ATGATCATAAACTGACTTCATCCCCTCACGGGACAATGAAAAACATGGCATTTGATAGGAAAAACGAAAAAAGCTTTGATAGTATCAGTAACAACAATTTGTCACGGCCAAGCAAAAAATTCCACAGCAAGAAGAGACATTCAAACAATCCAATAATAAAGGATAAAGATGGTGGTGGGGTTCCCATTGGAAACAAGTTTGATTATTCAAGTTGGTCACTCTCCGCGGATGAAGATTACATAGTGTTTTGCTTTGGAAAGGATGTGGCAAAAGGTGACAAAGGTGTCAATGAAGTGCATAAAAATTCAAGGCCGGTGAATTGCAAG CTGAAATATGGTGAGAATGAAGAACAAGTTAGTGACCTGAACATTCATGAGAAAATATCAAATGCTAATCAGCACCATGATGATGACATAAGAAGAGCAGAATCAAGTAACTCTGACCAATCTGAAGGCAGTAGAAGTTCTTTTGCGTTCCCCGT GTTAGGTTGGGAATGGATTGGAAGCCCTGTACAAATGCCCAAGTCAGAAG AGTTTGTGATACGAACACAACTACACCAACAAAGGATGAAAAAGACACAGGTGAAGAGGCCCACTTACCTTCACGATTTCGTCTGGATTTCGTCTGAGGAAACTGTCAAAACAGAAGCTTCTGCCAAATCTTCTCCAAATCGCCTTGCTTGA
- the LOC114411778 gene encoding isoaspartyl peptidase/L-asparaginase yields the protein MGWAIALHGGAGDIPLSLPPERRQPREEALRHCLQIGVEALKAKLPPLDVVELVVRELENIPQFNAGRGSVLTCRGTVEMEASIMDGTTMNCGAVSGLTTVVNAISLARLVMENTPHIYLAFDGAEEFARQQGVETVDSSHFITKENIERLKQAKEANRVQIDYTQPIQNDTKKETALANGDSQIGTVGCVAVDSLGNLASATSTGGLVNKMVGRIGDTPVIGAGTYADARCAVSATGKGEAIIRGTVARDVAALMEFKGLSLVEAANCVVHERTPKGTVGLVAVSAKGEVAMPFNTTGMFRACATEDGYSEIAIWPAAKIE from the exons ATGGGTTGGGCCATAGCACTACACGGCGGCGCCGGCGACATCCCGCTTTCCCTTCCACCGGAGCGCCGCCAGCCTCGCGAGGAGGCCCTCCGCCACTGCCTCCAAATCGGCGTGGAAGCTCTCAAGGCCAAACTGCCTCCTCTCGACGTGGTTGAACTTGTC GTTCGGGAGTTGGAGAACATTCCGCAGTTTAACGCGGGAAGGGGATCTGTGCTGACTTGCAGAGGCACCGTGGAAATGGAAGCTTCCATAATGGACGGCACCACTATGAATTGCGGAGCTGTTTCCGGCCTCACTACCGTCGTCAACGCCATCTCTCTTGCTCGATTGGTCATGGAAAACACGCCTCACATCTATCTCGCTTTCGATGGAGCAGAGGAATTTGCAAGACAACAA GGCGTTGAGACTGTGGATTCAAGCCATtttattacaaaagaaaatattgaaaggcTAAAGCAGGCAAAAGAAGCTAACAGGGTTCAG ATTGATTATACGCAACCTATCCAAAATGATACTAAGAAAGAGACCGCATTGGCTAATGGTGATAGCCAAATTGGAACTGTTGGGTGTGTGGCTGTAGATAGTCTTGGGAATTTGGCTTCTGCAACATCTACTGGTGGATTAGTGAACAAAATGGTGGGTCGAATTGGTGACACACCAGTCATTGGTGCTGGTACCTATGCGGATGCACGTTGTGCGGTTTCAGCGACAGGCAAAGGTGAAGCAATAATACGTGGGACAGTGGCAAGAGATGTGGCTGCTCTGATGGAGTTTAAGGGTCTTTCTCTCGTGGAAGCTGCTAATTGTGTTGTACATGAGCGCACACCAAAAGGCACTGTTGGTTTGGTTGCTGTGTCTGCCAAAGGAGAAGTTGCAATGCCTTTTAATACAACAGGCATGTTCAGAGCGTGTGCTACTGAAGATGGATATTCTGAGATTGCAATTTGGCCTGCTGCCAAAATAGAGTAG